One Tolypothrix bouteillei VB521301 DNA window includes the following coding sequences:
- a CDS encoding peptidase domain-containing ABC transporter → MMTNISVDIKEYLTSSFPFLHLSEKTLNNLQKKFQFLRYRMGQTIAKREALPEQISIICQGQARLLGYDPRSGKPDTLMLLQPGEVIGWVSHVRDVACETAIASTEVICLNLPATDFLSLMKQESAFAEALQSRISLTELYELLGEELNRRADGNTDLLKLTRTAWETAVVQTFPMGRSSLIPGNGEDRLWLVSGSSHTKFPVGSPVDLNANTKLPLHGNLRLVGVPKYLLPASIIPVTTSTTADSWASDIPYASEIVAKPAISKQSQREKYPYIRARGPIDATLACFQMLSQYFNMPFRRDMLRRVLTKQQENAGSLSLQFCGAVAELMGLTTQIVKIPASAVSRLQPPVMISWQDTFAVIYKTSPQELLIAVPEMGLVRRKSRDFAETWGTEGEVLLLQPTKHTPKSRFGLSWFVPSLRRYRKVLIEVLIASIVVQIFGLVNPLATQVIIDKVIVGNSPDTLEVFGIFLIVVSIVEAILSNVRTHLFVDTTNRIDLSLGSEVINHLLRLPLSYFDRRPVGELATRINELEHIRSFLTGTALTVVMDAVFSVIYIAVMAIYSWVLTLVALVTVPLFALLNLLVSPIMRRQLHEKAERNAETHSYLVEVMAGMQTVKAQNLELRSRWQWQERYARYISAGFKTISTQTTAGSLSNFLNKLSTLLVLWVGAYLVLNGQLTLGQLIAFRIISNYVTSPLLRLVQLWQNFQETALSLQRLSDILDTPQEEEQGEHQNILMPAIEGHVCYQNVSFSFRPNSPMQLCNINVEFPRGSFIGVVGQSGSGKSTMLKLLPRLYEPVSGKILIDGYDISKVELYSLRRQIGVVLQDTLLFDGTIRENIALAYPDASDEEIIAAAKVAYAHDFIMSLPNGYNTQVGERGSGLSGGQRQRVAIARTVLQNPQLLILDEATSALDYNAEAQVCRNLAEAFKDKTVFFITHRLTTIRNADVILMMDKGAIVEQGTHEELMSLKGYYYCLYKQQEKG, encoded by the coding sequence ATGATGACAAATATTTCTGTTGATATAAAAGAATACTTAACAAGTTCATTTCCTTTTTTACACTTATCAGAAAAGACTCTAAACAATTTACAGAAAAAATTTCAATTTTTGCGCTACCGGATGGGTCAAACAATCGCAAAAAGAGAAGCCCTACCCGAACAAATTAGCATTATCTGTCAAGGACAAGCTCGTTTGCTAGGATACGATCCTCGGTCAGGCAAACCCGATACTTTGATGTTGCTGCAACCAGGAGAAGTGATAGGTTGGGTAAGTCATGTACGGGATGTGGCTTGTGAAACTGCGATCGCATCTACAGAAGTGATTTGTCTAAATTTGCCTGCTACCGATTTTCTATCTTTAATGAAGCAAGAATCAGCCTTTGCGGAAGCATTGCAAAGTCGAATCTCCCTAACAGAACTGTATGAATTATTAGGAGAAGAACTCAATCGGCGAGCTGATGGCAACACGGATTTACTGAAACTGACACGAACTGCTTGGGAAACAGCTGTTGTGCAAACATTCCCCATGGGACGATCCTCCTTAATTCCTGGAAATGGGGAAGACCGTCTGTGGTTAGTCAGCGGTAGTTCTCATACTAAATTTCCTGTAGGCAGTCCTGTAGACTTAAACGCTAACACAAAGCTACCCCTTCACGGAAACCTGCGTTTAGTTGGTGTACCAAAGTATTTACTACCAGCATCTATCATTCCTGTAACAACATCCACAACAGCAGATTCCTGGGCATCAGATATTCCCTACGCCTCAGAAATCGTTGCCAAACCAGCCATATCCAAGCAATCCCAAAGAGAAAAATATCCTTATATTCGGGCTAGAGGTCCAATTGATGCAACCCTGGCATGTTTTCAGATGTTGAGCCAGTATTTCAATATGCCCTTCCGCCGAGATATGCTGCGGCGAGTTTTGACCAAACAACAAGAAAACGCGGGTAGTTTATCCCTGCAATTTTGCGGTGCAGTTGCAGAGTTGATGGGGCTGACAACCCAGATAGTCAAAATTCCTGCATCTGCTGTCAGCAGATTGCAACCTCCCGTCATGATTTCCTGGCAAGATACTTTTGCAGTTATCTACAAAACCAGTCCCCAGGAGTTACTCATTGCCGTTCCTGAAATGGGACTCGTGCGTCGCAAGTCAAGAGACTTTGCTGAAACTTGGGGTACTGAAGGGGAAGTGTTACTCCTACAACCTACAAAACACACACCTAAATCGAGATTTGGTCTCTCTTGGTTTGTCCCCTCTCTGCGACGCTATCGAAAAGTTCTGATTGAGGTCTTGATTGCTTCAATAGTGGTACAGATTTTTGGCTTGGTGAATCCTCTTGCAACACAAGTCATCATTGATAAAGTTATTGTAGGCAATAGCCCCGATACCCTAGAAGTTTTCGGTATATTTTTAATAGTCGTCTCAATTGTAGAAGCTATACTGTCTAACGTTCGCACCCATTTATTTGTAGACACGACAAATCGCATAGACCTTTCGTTAGGTTCAGAAGTCATCAATCACCTGCTACGCTTACCACTCTCCTATTTCGATCGCCGTCCCGTAGGCGAATTAGCAACGCGAATTAACGAACTCGAACACATCCGTTCCTTCCTCACCGGTACGGCTTTAACAGTAGTCATGGATGCGGTGTTTTCAGTGATTTACATCGCTGTCATGGCTATTTATAGTTGGGTGCTGACCTTAGTGGCTTTAGTGACAGTACCGCTATTTGCCCTATTGAACCTATTAGTATCGCCAATTATGCGGCGACAATTGCATGAAAAAGCCGAGCGCAACGCCGAAACTCACTCCTATTTGGTAGAGGTTATGGCGGGAATGCAAACAGTCAAAGCGCAAAATTTAGAATTACGCTCCCGCTGGCAATGGCAAGAACGCTACGCCCGCTACATTAGTGCTGGGTTTAAGACAATTTCTACCCAAACAACTGCTGGGTCTCTCAGCAACTTCCTGAACAAACTCTCTACTTTATTAGTTTTATGGGTTGGAGCTTATCTAGTTCTCAACGGACAACTCACCTTGGGACAACTTATCGCTTTCCGCATCATCTCTAATTACGTCACAAGTCCCTTACTGCGCTTAGTCCAACTGTGGCAAAATTTTCAAGAAACAGCTTTATCCTTACAACGCCTGAGCGATATTCTCGATACACCCCAAGAAGAAGAACAGGGAGAACATCAAAATATCCTCATGCCTGCAATTGAAGGTCACGTTTGCTACCAGAATGTTTCTTTTAGTTTCCGTCCCAACAGCCCCATGCAACTGTGCAACATCAATGTCGAATTCCCTAGAGGTTCATTTATAGGTGTTGTCGGTCAGAGTGGTTCTGGGAAAAGTACTATGTTAAAATTATTACCCAGACTTTACGAGCCAGTCTCGGGAAAAATCTTGATTGATGGTTACGATATCAGCAAAGTAGAGCTTTATTCCCTCCGCCGTCAAATAGGGGTAGTCTTACAAGATACTTTATTGTTTGATGGAACAATCCGAGAAAATATTGCTTTAGCTTATCCAGATGCTAGCGATGAAGAGATTATTGCTGCTGCCAAAGTCGCTTACGCTCACGACTTTATCATGTCATTGCCCAACGGCTACAACACTCAAGTTGGCGAACGAGGTTCTGGTTTATCTGGAGGACAAAGACAGCGAGTTGCGATCGCTCGCACAGTCTTGCAAAATCCGCAATTACTGATTTTAGACGAAGCGACAAGTGCTTTAGACTACAATGCGGAAGCACAAGTGTGCCGCAATCTAGCAGAAGCATTCAAAGACAAAACAGTATTTTTCATCACTCACAGATTGACTACTATCCGTAACGCCGATGTCATTTTGATGATGGATAAAGGCGCGATTGTAGAACAAGGAACCCATGAAGAATTGATGTCTCTTAAAGGTTACTACTACTGTTTGTATAAACAACAAGAAAAAGGCTAA
- a CDS encoding ATP-dependent 6-phosphofructokinase, translating to MGNCKRIGILTSGGDCSGLNAVIRAVVHCACGKGWEVLGIRQATLGLMARPEQFTKLEVDLVDPLLTSGGTMLGTTNTGDPFAFPMPDGSLCDRSEEIIAGYHQLGLDALIGIGGDGSLAILRRLAQQGGINLVGIPKTIDNDIGITEHAIGFDTAVNIATEALDRLHFTAASHSRVMILEVMGRDAGHIAIAAGIAGGADVILIPEIPYTIDHICNKIKQRQEQGKNYCLIIVSEAVRTVEGETVTMTNRLGQSRYGGIGQYLADRISECILAETRVTVLGHIQRGGTASPLDRLVAAAFGVEAVNLIAEAKYDYMVTWQNRQVVAVPIAEAIAQYRAVSPEDTLVKTARGLGIYLGD from the coding sequence ATGGGGAATTGCAAGCGTATTGGCATTCTTACAAGTGGAGGAGATTGCTCGGGGTTGAATGCTGTCATTAGAGCTGTAGTTCATTGTGCGTGTGGCAAAGGTTGGGAAGTCCTGGGAATTCGTCAAGCAACTCTCGGATTGATGGCGCGTCCCGAGCAATTTACAAAACTGGAAGTTGACTTAGTTGACCCACTGTTAACTTCTGGTGGGACAATGTTAGGAACTACCAACACAGGCGATCCTTTTGCTTTTCCCATGCCTGATGGCAGTCTATGCGATCGCTCAGAAGAAATTATTGCAGGTTACCATCAACTGGGTTTAGACGCTTTGATTGGAATTGGGGGGGATGGTAGCTTGGCTATTCTTCGTCGCTTGGCACAACAAGGTGGTATTAATTTAGTGGGTATTCCCAAAACAATTGATAATGATATTGGGATTACCGAACACGCGATCGGTTTTGACACGGCTGTGAATATTGCCACAGAAGCGCTCGATAGATTGCACTTCACGGCAGCTTCTCACAGTCGAGTCATGATTTTAGAAGTGATGGGTCGCGATGCGGGACACATTGCCATTGCTGCGGGGATTGCTGGAGGAGCAGATGTCATATTAATTCCAGAAATCCCCTACACCATTGACCATATCTGCAACAAAATTAAACAGCGCCAAGAGCAAGGCAAAAACTATTGTTTAATTATTGTTTCCGAAGCAGTTCGTACAGTTGAGGGTGAAACTGTCACGATGACAAATCGTTTGGGTCAATCCCGATATGGCGGGATCGGTCAGTATTTAGCCGACCGAATTAGCGAGTGCATTCTTGCAGAAACCCGAGTCACAGTTTTAGGACACATCCAACGGGGAGGAACGGCTTCACCACTCGATCGACTCGTAGCAGCAGCCTTTGGTGTAGAAGCGGTCAATCTCATTGCTGAAGCTAAATATGACTACATGGTGACATGGCAAAATCGCCAGGTGGTCGCAGTACCAATTGCTGAAGCGATCGCTCAATACAGAGCTGTCAGTCCAGAGGATACCTTAGTGAAAACTGCTCGCGGTTTGGGTATTTATTTAGGAGATTGA
- a CDS encoding Uma2 family endonuclease, with the protein MTIITAKWTIDEYHRMIEAGILDDRKVELLKGEIVEISPEGETHAYSSHEASQYLTKLLGSRATVRQAKPITLPNNSEPEPDTAIVQPLGREYRVHHPYPENIFWLIEYSDSSLDKYLDKKSKIYAEVSILEYWVVNLKKLQLVVYRDPTDGEYATKFTLTTGTIQPLAFPGISVSVEEIISAWIILPQTNLR; encoded by the coding sequence ATGACCATTATTACTGCAAAATGGACGATTGACGAGTATCATCGGATGATCGAGGCTGGTATCCTAGACGATCGCAAGGTTGAGCTACTCAAAGGAGAAATTGTAGAAATATCGCCAGAAGGAGAAACCCATGCTTATTCTAGCCATGAAGCCAGTCAGTATTTAACGAAGTTGCTAGGTAGCCGTGCTACAGTACGTCAAGCCAAGCCTATTACTTTGCCTAACAATTCTGAACCCGAACCAGATACTGCTATTGTCCAACCTTTAGGGCGTGAGTATAGAGTTCACCATCCCTATCCAGAGAACATCTTTTGGCTGATTGAGTATTCCGACTCTAGCTTAGATAAATATTTAGATAAGAAAAGCAAGATTTATGCTGAAGTCAGTATATTAGAATATTGGGTCGTTAATCTTAAAAAGCTACAACTAGTAGTGTACCGCGATCCTACTGACGGAGAGTACGCTACAAAATTTACCCTAACTACAGGAACCATTCAACCTCTCGCCTTTCCTGGCATTTCTGTGTCAGTAGAGGAAATTATCAGTGCTTGGATTATACTTCCACAAACCAACTTGCGATAA
- a CDS encoding UPF0175 family protein, which translates to MTETEFKQEIALLLFESGKLSLGYASKLAEIDKIRFQQLLQERKIPLYSYEIEDFELDLKNLRELGRL; encoded by the coding sequence ATGACAGAAACTGAATTTAAACAGGAAATTGCGCTGTTGCTGTTTGAGTCAGGAAAACTTTCTCTTGGTTATGCTAGCAAATTAGCAGAAATAGATAAAATACGGTTTCAACAATTGCTTCAAGAACGCAAAATTCCCTTATACTCTTATGAAATAGAAGATTTTGAACTCGATTTGAAAAATTTACGGGAATTAGGTAGGTTGTGA
- a CDS encoding peptidylprolyl isomerase, protein MAYEIEIGDRIITSEELIALVAQYNMVPQLLQEIVIDRAIEQITCIREEIAVASQQFFKQHQISNSTEHETWLKRYNLNHQQFQALITRKLRIEKFQQATWGNKLESYFLHRKPHLDQVIYSLIRTQELGIANELYFRILAGEQTFAEVAREYSVGPEADRSGIVGPVDLGSLHPGLAKQLQVSQPGQIWRPVPFGEFFVIIRLEKFLPAQLDQFMKQRLLKELFEGWLQEQINQLSATDKAWMRVTRKQPQEKSTNAA, encoded by the coding sequence ATGGCTTATGAGATAGAGATTGGCGATCGCATTATAACTAGCGAAGAACTGATCGCTTTGGTCGCACAGTACAACATGGTGCCACAACTCTTACAAGAAATCGTTATCGATAGAGCGATCGAGCAAATAACCTGCATAAGAGAAGAAATCGCTGTAGCTAGCCAGCAATTCTTCAAACAACATCAAATTAGTAATTCTACCGAACATGAAACATGGCTAAAACGTTACAACCTCAACCATCAGCAATTTCAAGCCCTGATAACTCGCAAGTTAAGAATAGAAAAATTTCAGCAAGCAACTTGGGGAAACAAACTAGAATCTTACTTTCTCCATCGCAAGCCACACTTAGATCAAGTCATATACTCTTTGATTCGCACGCAAGAATTAGGCATTGCCAATGAACTGTATTTTCGCATCCTAGCTGGGGAGCAAACCTTTGCTGAAGTGGCGCGGGAATATTCTGTAGGACCAGAAGCAGACAGAAGCGGAATTGTCGGACCTGTTGACCTTGGCTCGTTGCACCCTGGCTTAGCAAAGCAACTTCAAGTCAGTCAACCCGGTCAAATTTGGCGTCCCGTACCTTTTGGAGAATTTTTCGTTATTATACGCTTGGAAAAATTTCTTCCCGCACAGCTCGATCAATTTATGAAACAACGTTTGTTAAAAGAATTATTTGAAGGTTGGTTGCAAGAACAAATTAATCAGCTCTCAGCTACAGATAAAGCTTGGATGAGGGTGACACGCAAACAGCCACAAGAGAAATCTACTAACGCCGCATAG
- a CDS encoding HlyD family type I secretion periplasmic adaptor subunit, producing the protein MNTEYKFDQPVILEQSSTWSRTIVWGIIGITAFTIIWASIFKIDEAIPATGKLEPQGAVTDVKAPVSGVVKIVHVKDGQRVKKGDLLVTLEQTTAKAQLISLQKNRSALVQENDFYRRHLAGNVSSNLKLGVTLNIRPEIASLTQSRAAIVAENQVYRAQLSGSTHGVTLTPDQKLRLQSRESDFSSRLADIQLEKEKTIEKLSQNQLELTSAKNVLAISQRIFKDMETVMKEGAFPRARYLTQQQEVVKSQAEVARLMKEQQQLKLAIAQSNEKIRNTEALSKEDLLSRITVNEKSIAEIDSQLTKIILENQKKVNEIDSQISQSQETLKYQKISAPVDGTIFEMQPSSSGFVVNTTEPVVKIVPNEELVARVYITNRDIGFVRQGQKVDVRIDSFPFQEFGDIKGELIWIGSDALPPDQIHNFYRFPAKVRLDKQSVLVSDRSLSLQSGMSINANIKLRQRTIMSIFTDFLVQKAESLKSIR; encoded by the coding sequence ATGAATACTGAATACAAATTCGATCAACCCGTTATATTAGAACAATCTTCTACCTGGTCGCGGACGATTGTGTGGGGAATTATTGGTATTACTGCTTTTACAATTATTTGGGCATCAATCTTTAAAATTGATGAAGCAATTCCCGCAACTGGTAAGTTAGAACCTCAAGGTGCAGTGACTGATGTGAAAGCTCCTGTTAGTGGTGTTGTTAAGATCGTTCATGTTAAAGATGGTCAGCGAGTGAAAAAAGGCGACCTCCTCGTGACTCTCGAACAAACGACTGCGAAAGCACAGTTGATATCATTACAAAAAAATCGTTCTGCTTTGGTACAGGAAAATGATTTTTACCGCCGTCATCTAGCAGGGAATGTTTCATCGAATCTTAAACTAGGAGTCACACTTAATATTCGTCCGGAAATTGCTTCTTTAACTCAGAGTCGTGCTGCGATCGTTGCTGAAAATCAAGTTTATCGCGCACAGTTAAGTGGTTCAACACATGGAGTGACCTTGACTCCAGACCAAAAGTTGCGCTTGCAAAGCCGTGAATCTGATTTTAGTTCTCGCCTAGCGGATATTCAGCTAGAAAAAGAGAAAACAATTGAGAAATTGAGCCAAAACCAGCTTGAGTTAACTAGTGCGAAAAATGTACTGGCTATTAGTCAAAGAATTTTCAAAGATATGGAAACGGTCATGAAGGAGGGTGCTTTTCCAAGAGCGAGGTATTTGACTCAACAGCAGGAAGTTGTAAAATCTCAAGCAGAAGTTGCTCGTCTTATGAAAGAACAGCAGCAATTAAAACTAGCGATCGCCCAATCAAATGAAAAAATCCGCAATACTGAAGCTCTTTCTAAAGAGGATTTACTTTCACGCATCACAGTTAATGAAAAAAGTATTGCTGAAATCGACAGTCAACTGACTAAAATTATTTTGGAGAATCAAAAGAAAGTTAACGAAATTGACAGCCAAATCAGTCAATCGCAGGAAACTCTGAAATATCAAAAAATTAGCGCTCCTGTGGATGGAACTATTTTTGAGATGCAACCTTCTAGTTCTGGATTTGTTGTGAATACGACTGAGCCAGTTGTAAAAATCGTTCCTAATGAAGAATTAGTTGCTAGAGTGTATATTACTAACCGCGATATTGGCTTTGTTAGACAAGGGCAGAAAGTCGATGTCAGAATTGATTCTTTTCCTTTCCAAGAGTTTGGTGATATTAAAGGAGAACTGATTTGGATTGGTTCTGATGCTTTGCCACCCGATCAAATTCACAATTTTTATCGTTTTCCGGCAAAAGTGCGTTTGGATAAGCAATCTGTCTTGGTGAGCGATCGCTCTTTGTCCCTACAATCGGGTATGTCCATCAATGCCAATATAAAATTGCGTCAGCGTACTATTATGAGTATCTTTACTGATTTCTTAGTACAGAAAGCAGAAAGCCTGAAGTCTATTCGCTAA
- a CDS encoding class I SAM-dependent methyltransferase yields the protein MSIQAAYDNWSDTYDTDKNLTRDLDRTVTRETLIGLSCRSVVEIGCGTGKNTLFLSQIAEKVHAIDFSAYMLEKAKEKVNSANVIFSLTDITKQWACENGSADLITCNLVLEHINDLPFIFSEASRVLGKGGHFFISELHPFKQYEGTKANFQRNQERVEIPAFVHHISDYISTAKNYGFTLEKFQEWWHEQDCNKPPRIASFLFKK from the coding sequence ATGAGTATTCAAGCAGCATATGATAATTGGTCAGACACATACGACACTGACAAAAACTTGACACGCGATTTGGATCGAACAGTTACTAGAGAAACCTTGATTGGTTTGAGTTGCAGATCGGTTGTTGAGATTGGCTGTGGTACAGGTAAAAATACTCTTTTTCTTTCACAAATTGCTGAAAAAGTTCATGCTATCGATTTTTCAGCATATATGCTTGAAAAAGCAAAAGAGAAAGTGAATTCAGCTAACGTAATATTTTCCCTAACGGACATTACAAAACAATGGGCTTGTGAGAATGGATCTGCCGATTTGATAACCTGCAATCTCGTTCTAGAACATATAAACGATCTCCCTTTTATATTTTCAGAAGCATCCCGCGTATTAGGTAAAGGAGGACACTTCTTTATATCTGAGCTACATCCCTTCAAACAATATGAAGGAACAAAAGCTAATTTTCAAAGGAATCAAGAGAGAGTTGAAATTCCAGCTTTTGTGCATCACATCTCAGATTATATTAGCACGGCAAAAAATTATGGTTTCACTCTTGAGAAGTTCCAAGAATGGTGGCACGAGCAAGATTGCAATAAACCTCCAAGAATTGCATCATTCTTGTTCAAAAAGTGA
- a CDS encoding PAS domain S-box protein, with amino-acid sequence MKGNNLLAPYFITALAVGSALTMTLLLQSMLTPTLFQLFFAAVAISSRYGGMESGLLATVLSSLAIGYFFSQPIYSLDILAVDNLFRLGIFIIVSILISSLNLELRNAKQHLEISVQKLRSSETRFRRLIESNIFGVAFGDSSGGIHYANDYFLNMVGYTAEDLQFKKVRWDVMTPPEYRQRDAKQVEESKKNGIATPYEKEYLRKDGSRVPILIGGVIVEEPGANELEMIAFALDLSDRKRVEEALRQRDSEMRLITNAVPALISYVDAQQRYRFNNKGYEEWHGISASDIYGKTIKEVVGESVYESICPHVEAVLSGEHVTYESNLKYIDGVSRYVNISYVPQFNSDEVVGFVALIQDITERKQAEIALKESEERFRQLAEKAEATNRIKDEFLATLSHELRTPLNAMLGWTQLLTTRKFDENTTARALETLDRNTKLLSTLIEDVLDVSRIITGKLRLDVRQVKLVPVVLSAIETIRSAADAKDITIESFLDPSIGIVLGDSNRLQQVVWNLLSNAVKFTPRGGKVEVKLFLEESQWEKTQRSALIEVKDTGEGIAPEFLPYVFERFRQADSSSTRAHGGLGLGLAIVRHLIELHGGIVCVTSPGIGQGATFIVSLPLKTGGKEESERVTEKEKLRSSLPPVYPSPHPLNGLRILVVDDEPDARQIITTALGQYKATVMAVATATEAFEALQRFQPDVLVSDISMPQEDGYSLIRKIRELSEEQGGRTPAVALTAYARAEDCDRALLAGFQLHVPKPVNPDELAAVIANLVGEM; translated from the coding sequence TGCCATTAGCTCTAGGTACGGCGGGATGGAATCGGGGTTGTTAGCTACTGTTTTGTCAAGCTTAGCTATTGGTTATTTTTTTAGTCAACCTATATATTCATTAGATATTTTGGCTGTTGACAATCTTTTCCGATTGGGTATATTTATTATTGTTTCAATACTGATTAGCTCGCTCAACTTAGAATTGCGTAATGCAAAACAGCACCTTGAGATAAGTGTTCAGAAGTTACGCTCAAGTGAGACAAGGTTTAGACGACTCATTGAATCTAATATTTTTGGAGTTGCTTTTGGTGATTCCAGTGGCGGTATCCACTATGCCAATGATTATTTTCTAAATATGGTGGGATATACTGCAGAGGATTTACAATTCAAGAAAGTCCGCTGGGACGTTATGACACCCCCAGAATACAGGCAAAGAGATGCAAAACAAGTAGAAGAATCCAAAAAAAATGGAATTGCTACTCCTTACGAAAAGGAATATCTTCGTAAAGATGGCAGTCGGGTACCAATTCTTATTGGTGGTGTCATAGTGGAAGAACCAGGCGCAAATGAATTGGAAATGATAGCATTTGCTCTGGATTTAAGCGATCGCAAACGGGTAGAAGAAGCGTTACGACAGCGAGACTCGGAGATGCGTTTAATTACCAACGCCGTACCTGCGCTCATTTCCTACGTTGATGCTCAACAAAGATATCGTTTCAATAATAAGGGTTATGAAGAATGGCACGGAATTTCCGCGTCAGATATTTATGGCAAAACAATTAAGGAAGTTGTGGGTGAGTCAGTTTATGAGTCAATTTGTCCCCATGTAGAAGCTGTTTTGTCAGGAGAACACGTAACTTACGAAAGTAATTTGAAATATATAGATGGTGTCAGCCGTTATGTCAATATCTCTTATGTTCCCCAATTCAATTCTGATGAAGTCGTAGGATTTGTTGCTCTTATTCAAGATATTACAGAGCGCAAGCAAGCAGAAATTGCTTTGAAAGAAAGTGAAGAACGGTTTCGCCAACTTGCAGAAAAAGCCGAAGCCACTAACCGAATAAAAGACGAGTTTTTAGCCACACTCTCACACGAACTTCGTACCCCTCTCAACGCCATGCTTGGTTGGACGCAGCTCCTAACCACCAGAAAGTTTGATGAAAATACGACTGCTAGAGCGTTAGAGACATTAGACCGCAATACTAAATTATTATCAACACTTATAGAAGATGTTTTAGACGTATCGAGAATTATTACAGGGAAACTGCGCTTGGATGTTCGACAAGTAAAACTTGTACCTGTTGTCCTTTCAGCAATTGAGACAATACGTTCCGCTGCTGACGCTAAAGACATTACTATTGAATCGTTTTTAGATCCCTCTATCGGTATTGTTTTAGGTGATAGCAATCGCTTGCAACAAGTTGTCTGGAATTTACTTTCTAACGCTGTTAAGTTTACACCTCGTGGTGGTAAGGTTGAGGTGAAATTGTTTTTAGAAGAGAGTCAGTGGGAAAAAACTCAACGCTCGGCACTGATTGAAGTTAAAGATACAGGAGAAGGAATTGCTCCCGAATTTCTACCTTACGTCTTTGAACGCTTTCGTCAAGCTGATAGCTCAAGTACGCGAGCGCATGGAGGACTCGGATTGGGTTTAGCGATCGTTCGCCATCTCATAGAATTGCATGGTGGTATAGTTTGCGTTACCAGCCCCGGAATTGGTCAAGGTGCAACATTTATTGTTAGTTTACCTTTAAAAACAGGAGGAAAAGAAGAGAGTGAGAGAGTTACAGAAAAAGAAAAATTGCGATCCTCACTTCCTCCTGTTTACCCATCGCCCCATCCTCTCAATGGTTTGCGGATTCTAGTTGTGGATGATGAGCCAGATGCGCGTCAGATAATTACTACAGCATTAGGACAATATAAAGCAACAGTCATGGCAGTTGCTACTGCAACAGAAGCATTTGAGGCGCTGCAACGATTTCAACCAGATGTACTGGTAAGTGATATTTCTATGCCACAAGAAGACGGTTATTCCTTAATTCGTAAAATTAGGGAATTAAGTGAAGAGCAAGGCGGGCGCACTCCTGCTGTGGCGCTTACAGCATATGCTAGAGCAGAAGACTGCGATCGAGCACTGCTTGCAGGTTTTCAACTTCACGTTCCCAAGCCAGTCAACCCAGATGAATTAGCAGCAGTTATTGCCAATCTTGTTGGGGAAATGTAA